The sequence AAGTACCAGCGGAAGGTTTTTCAGATGGTTTATTCATTCACCGGCAACCGGGAGACGGCGGACGACCTGAGTCAGGACGTCTTCGTCAAGGCCTGGCTGGCCCTGCCGCGTTTCGGATTCCGGTCGGAATTCGGAACCTGGCTGTACCGGATCGCCGTGAATCATGCCAAGGACTTCCTGAGAAAAAACAAGAAGGTCCGGGAAGTCCCTCTCCAGGACGTCGGTGATGCGACCCTGGCCGTGGACGGAAACGTCGAAGCCGGCGAGCGCGAGAAAGAGGCCCGGGCCACCCGGGACTTCGTGCGGCGCGGGCTGGCGGCTCTTCCCGAAAAGCACAGAGTCATTCTGACACTCCGGGACATCCAGGGTCTGTCCTACGAGGACATCGCCGGGATTCTCGGCATTTCCCCCGGGACCGTCGATTCCCGGATTCACCGGGCCCGCCGCCGCCTGCGCACGATTCTGGAGCCCGGCCTGGAGAGCGAAGGAGAGGTTCATGCGTTGTAAAAAAGCGGAGCGCCTGTTTTTCCGCCGTCTGGACGGCCGCCTGGATGAGACCTTGGCGCCGGCTCTGGATGACCATCTCCGGACATGTGCCGCCTGCGCGCGTCGCGCCGCCCAGCATGCCCGGATCGCCCGGACCCTTCGACCCACACCGGTGCCTGACCCGGTTCCCGGCCTGGCCCAAAGAATTATGCCCCGGCTCGAACCGCGCCCCGTCACGCCCGCGCCTCTCCTCCTTTGGGAAAGGTGGAGCCTGCGGACCGTCCCGGTCCTCATGACCGCGGTCGCCGTCGTCGGCCTGGCCCTGGCTCTTGTCGTTCCGGTATTCGACGAACCGCTGACCTCCACGGAAATTCTCCTTCTCCAGAACATCAACCCCATGGAGGAGGCGCGGACCATTTTCGAGCAGGAAAAACCCGAAACCCGGGGGCTCATGCTTCTCGTCGCCTCGATCGACGAGGTTCCCCCCGCACGAAGAGATCGCCCATGAGAATTCTGAAAGCCAAAATCTGGATCGCCTTTTCCCTGATCGCCGTGTTTGCCGCCGGTTTCGCCGCCGGGATCTGTTTTGACAAATACTCCATGCGCAAGAAATGGGAGCGCCGGGAAAAAGACCGCCCCCAATTCCTGACCCTGGATTACATGGCCACACAAATGAGCCTGAGCGAAGATCAGATCGAAGCCATTCGCGAGGTCTTTCGCAGGAACGAGGAGCGGATGAAGGACGTCCGGACCGGCCTCCACAGGCAGTTCGGTGAAATCCGCGCCCTGCTCAAGACGGAAATCGACGATGTTCTCGATGCCGGGCAGCGCGAAAAATTCCAGGCCCTGATCGACGAATACACCGAGGCCCGCAAGGCCTATGATGAAAAAATGAGAAAATCCCGTCCGGCCCCCCGGGGCTCTTCGGGAGGCTCGAACCCCAAGCGGTCCCCCGTTCTCCCGATTTTTCCGGAACCTCCGGGCGGCCGTTATAGCCCGTAACCCGGGCCCAGGAGAATCACCATGAGAAAACGCACCATTGGAATCATCGCGGCCGTTTTGATCGTGGCCGGAGCCGTCATTGTCTTCGGCGCCCTCAAAAACGGCAAAAACAACGCCGTCAAGTACCGTATGGAAGCCCTGACAAGCGGCGACATCGAGGCCATGGTTCTCACCTCGGGCACCCTGAACCCCGTGACCGTTGTCGAGGTCGGAAGCCAGGTCTCCGGCCAGATCGAAAAGCTCTATGTGGATTTTAACTCCCAGGTCAAGGCGGGGCAGGTCATCGCCGAGATCGACCAATCCATGCTGCGGACCCGTGTCGAGCAGAACCAGGCCAACTACATGAGCGCCCAGGCATCTCTCGAGCGGTCGAAAGTGACAACAGAGAACCTGAAAAGACGATACGAGCGCGCAACGAGTCTCTTCGAAAAGAAGCTCATTTCTTTCGAGGAAAAAGACGCGGCCGAGTCCAACTACCTGGCGGCCAAAACCGACGTCCAATCGGCGGAGGCCCGCCTCGAACAGGCCAAGTCCCAGCTCGAAACGAGCCGGGTCGACCTCGACTATGCCATCATCCGCTCGCCCATCGACGGCGTCGTCATTTCCCGAAACATCAACCAGGGCCAGACCGTGGCGGCCAGCTTCCAGGCTCCCAAGCTCTTCGAGATCGCCAACGATCTGACCAAGATGCAGGTCGAATGCAGCGTCGACGAGGCCGACATCGGCCGCGTCCAGGAAGGCCAGAAAGTCCGCTTCACCGTGGACGCCTTCCCCAACGACAATTTCAGCGGCCTTGTCCGCCAGGTCCGCTATTCCCCCGTCGTCACCCAGAACGTCGTCACCTACACGACGATCGTCGACGTCGACAATCCCGGCATGAAGCTCAGGCCCGGCATGACGGCCACGGTGTCCATCATCGTCGGCGAAGCCCGGGGCGTTTTGCGCGTCCCGAACGCCGCCCTGCGCTTCACTCCGAACCTGTCGCCCGAGGAACTCCAGAAACTCGTCAAGGAAACCCAGGAACGGATGATGGCCCAGCGCAAAGACACAGGCGCCGCTCCGGGCTCCGGTCCCTCCGCCGACGCCTCCGCTCAGACCCAAAGGGTTTTCCAGCGCGGCGACGGCTCGGGCGTTCCCGGCGCCATGATGAAAGCGGGCGCCGGAGGCGGACCCGGCGGCCGAGCCCGCCAGGCTTCCCGGGTCTGGATCCTGGGCGCCGACGGCAAGCTGTCCATGATGTTTCTTCGGACAGGCGTCACCGACAACTCCTACACTGAGATCCTCCAGAGCGAACTCAAGGAGGGCGACGAGGTCGTCATCGGATATGAATCCGGCTCGGCGACGGCCCGGGCCGCAACCCCCACGATGGGCGGCCCGGGAAGAGGCAACGTGATGTTCATCGGCCGTTGAGGCCGCGAGACCGACCCGGGAGACATCTCATGACCACCAACGGCAACATCATCGAGCTTGCGGACCTGACCAAGACCTACGACATGGGCGAAACCCAAGTCCGGGCCCTCCGCGGCGTGAGTTACAAACTCGAAGCCGGCGGCTTCCTGGCCATCATGGGTGCCTCGGGATCGGGCAAGTCCACCCTGATGAACATTATCGGCTGTCTGGATCGTCCGACGTCGGGGCAATACTATCTCGAAGGGCAGGAAGTCTCGACCTTCAGCCGCGACAAGCTGGCCGGAATCCGGAACACAAAGATCGGCTTCGTCTTCCAGACCTTCAATCTTCTCTCGCGAACGACGGCCCTCGAGAACGTCGAGCTGCCTCTCCTTTATTCGAACGTGACCGGAAAGGAAAGGACGCGCCGGGCCCGCGAAGCCCTGGCCTTGGTCGGCCTGGCCGGCCGCGAATCCCACAAGACCAACCAGCTCTCGGGCGGCGAGCAGCAGCGGGTGGCCATCGCCCGGGCCCTGCTCAATAATCCCTCCCTGATCCTGGCCGACGAGCCCACCGGCAACCTGGACAGCGTGACGAGTACCGAAGTCATGGACATCTTCTGCCGGCTCAATCGGGATAAGGGCATCACCCTCATCATGGTCACCCACGAGCCGGACATCGCCGCCTTCGCCCGGAAGCGGATTTACATCAAGGACGGCGAGATCATCCGGGAGGAGACGAGCGAAGGGCAGTGCCCGGCCTGAGCACGGGCGAAGAGAGGCGGACATGAATATACTGAAAACCATCCGGGTCGCCGTCAGGGCCCTGGGCCGGAACAAGATGCGGTCCTTCCTGACGACACTCGGCATCATCATCGGCGTCGGTGCCGTGATCGCCATGGTCAGCATCGGCGAAGGCGCCAAGCGCGGCATCGAGGATCGCTTCGAGTCCATGGGAACGAATCTCCTCTTCGTCAGCCCGGGCAGCCGGGCCGTGGGCGGCCGCCATTTCGGCGCCGGATCGGCCAACCCTCTCAAGGAGGCCGACGCCGAGGCCATCCAGCAGTTGGGCGCCGTCCTCCAGATCTCGCCCAACGTCAACACCCGGACCCAGGTCATCTACGGCAACAAGAACTGGAACACATCCATTCAGGGGACGGGCCACGCTTATCCCGAGGTCCGCAAATGGCCTGTCCAGGACGGCGTTTTCTTCGATGAGGCCATGGTCCGCTCCGGCGCCAAAGTCTGCGTGCTGGGCAGCGAAGTCCGCAAGAGCCTTTTCGAAGACGAGGACCCCATCGGCCGGATCATCCGGATCAAGCGCATCCCCTTCCGGGTCATCGGCGTCCTCGAATCCAAGGGCGAGCAGGGCGGCTTCTTCAACCGCGACGACATGATTGCCGTTCCCTACACAACGGCCATGCGCAGCCTGATCGGCACCGACAACATCCAATCCATGGATGTTTCGGCCGTCTCGGCGGCCCAGACCGACGCCGCCCGCGCCCAGATCGAGGAGCTTCTGCGCATCCGGCGCCGGATCGCCCCGGGCGCGGACGACGATTTCACCGTCCGCAACATGTCCGAAATCGCCGAAAGCGCCGCGGAGTCGACCAAGATCATGACGCTCCTGCTGGGCAGCATCGCCTCGATCTCCCTTCTCGTCGGCGGCATCGGCATCATGAACATCATGCTCGTCTCCGTCACCGAACGGACGCGGGAGATCGGCATCCGCATGGCCGTCGGCGCGAAGGAACGGGACATCCTGCTCCAGTTCCTGATCGAGGCCGTCGTCTTGTGCGTGATCGGCGGGCTGATCGGCATCGGCATCGGAATCGCCGGGTCGAAGCTGGTCCAGAAAGTTCCCGCCTTCGCCCAGTGGAATACGGTCGTCTCCATGGATTCGATCTTTCTGGCCTTCGCCTTCGCCGCGGCCGTCGGCATCTTCTTCGGCTTCTACCCGGCCCGCAAGGCGTCCAAGCTCGATCCCATCGAGGCGCTTCGGTACGAGTGATCGAAAGACGGCAAAAAAAACGTCGATAGAATAGGAATGCAAACAAGGAGACGCGCCATGAAACGACTGCAAACGGCGGCCATCTTTATCCTCTGTCTGGCCATGGGTCTGATACCGGCCTGGAGTCAGGATGCGAAGGAAACGCTCACCCTGACACTCGAGGAATGCATCGTCCGGGCCATGGAAAACAACCTCAACGTCCGGATCCAGGTTCTCGGACCCGAAGCGGCCGGGGCGGCCCTCACGCGGAGCCGGGAAAAATACTATCCGAGCCTGTCCTTCAGCGCCGGAAAGAGAAACACGAACAGCCCCTCGTACTCATTTCTTGAGGCGGCGGACGCCGTTCTCGATCAGTACGACGATTATTCTTTCCAGATTGGCCAGACCCTGCCGTACGGCGGACAACTGAACGCGATCCTGACCAATTATGTCAGCGATTCGAACCGCAGCTTCCAGACCATCAATCCCCGCTACGGCAGCACCCTGCGCCTGAACTTCAGCCAGCCTCTTCTGCGGAACTTCGGCCGCGACATCAGCCGCCGCGACATCATCGTGGCCCGCAACAACCTGGACGTCTCGACCAATCAGTTCAAGAAAAACATCATGGATGTGATCTATTCGGTCGAGGATGCCTATTGGAATCTGGTCTACACGATCGAGACGCTCAAGGTCCGGCAACAGTCGCTCGACCTGGCCCGCGACCTTTTGGAGAAGAACCGGCGGTCGGTCGAGATCGGCACCATGGCGCCCATCGAAGTCCTGAGCGCCCAGGCCGAGGTGGCCACGCGCGAGGCGGACATCCTGCAGGCCGAAGCCCAGGTCAAAAGCGCCGAGGACCGGTTGAAAGCGCTCCTCAACATCATTCATGACAAGGACAAGGGGGGTGCCGTCATCGTCCCGGCCGACACGCCGACCTTCCAGGAGCGGACAATCAGCCTGGAGGAAGCCGTCGCGACGGCCCTGGCCCGGCGGCCCGACCTCGAGGCCACCCGCATCGGCCTCGATACCGAGCGGTTCAATGTGTCCTACGCGCGCAACCAGCTCCTTCCCGACCTGAGTCTTTCGGCCGGCTATTGGAGCCCGGGGATATCGGGCGACAGGATCCTCTACCAGGGCGGGAATCCCTTGTCGGGGATCATTGTCGGGGTCATCCCCGGCGGTTTTTCCGATGCCCTCAAAGATGCCTTCGGCTTCCGATATGAAAACTGGTCGCTCAGCCTGAGCCTCAGCGTTCCCTTGAGCAATGTCCTGTCCCGCGCCGCCTATGCCCAGGCGAAAATCGGATTTGAACAGGCTGCGCTGAACCTCCAGAATCAGGAACAGCAAATCCTGGTCGAAATCCGCAACGCCGTCCGGTCGCTGGATACGGATTTTCAGCGGGTCCAGGCCTACCGTGTGGCCCGCGAGCTGGCCGAACAGAAGCTGGCCGCCGAGGAGGAGAAGCTCCGGGTCGGTTTGAGCACCAACTTCCTCGTCCTCACGTACCAGAGGGAACTGGCCAATGCCCGAACCTCCGAGCTCAAGGCCGTCATCGACTACAACCTGTCCCTGGCCAACATCGACCGGGCCCTCGGCGTAAGCCTCGAGACCCGAAACGTCAAAGTCAATTAACGCAAAAAATCCGTCTAAGCATGGATCGATCCCGATGAGTCCGGTCATGCAAAAAAGACGAAAAGAACTTCTGATATGTGATATAATACACGCTTACTTCCGGATGGAAAGACGGCCTATTCTGGCCGGTCGGGATTTTGCCAAGGGATGTCTTGAGTGGTGATAGAGAGCGCAGATGTGAAAATAAAGAAACTTGCGGCTTTGTTGGCTCTTGTTTTTACGGCCGTGGTTTTTTCCGCGTCGCCCGTTTCGGCTTCCAAGCCGCGCGATTCCCGAGCCCTTCCCAATCCCGAGGACTATGCCATCCGGATCCCCGCCTTGGAAACTCCGCCCGTTATCGACGGCATCCTGGACAATCCCCATTGGGACGGCGCTCTGGCGTTGGACTCCTTCACGCAGTACGAGCCCATCGAGGGTGCGGCGCCGACGGAGCGAACCATCGCCTATATCGGCTACGACCCCAAGTATCTTTACATCGCCGTCCGCTGTTTCGATTCCAACGCCCGGGGCATCCGGGCCTGCCTGACGCAGCGCGACAGGGTTCAGGGCGACGACGAAGTGACCATCTATCTCGACACCTTCAACGACAAAAAGCGGGCCTTCGTCTTCAAGGTCAACCCCTGCGGCGTCCAAACCGACGGAATTTACACCGAGATCCGGCGCATGGGCCGGGGCATGGGCTTCGACCGGGTCGATAAAAGTTGGGACACCTATTTCCGGTCCGCCGCCACCGTGGATGACGAGGGCTACACCGTCGAGATGGCCATTCCCTTCAAAAGCCTGCGCTTTCCCAACAGTCCGGAACAGGTCTGGGGACTCCAGATCATGCGGACCATCCCGCGCAAAAACGAAGAGATCTACTGGTATCCGCGCTCGCGCAGCGTCAACGGGTTTCTCCTCCAGGCGGGGCAGCTTCATATTCCCGGTGATATCGAAAAAGGCCGCAACATCGAGATCATGCCCGTCCTGACCGGTGCCCAGGCGCCGGGCGAATCCTTCGGCGCCCAGGCCGGTCTCAACCTCAAATACGGCATCACGTCGGACATGACGGCCGACATCGCCCTCAACCCGGATTTCAGCCAGGTCGAGGCGGACATGCCCCAGGTGGACGTCAACCAGCGATACGCCCTCTATTTCCAGGAAAAACGGCCCTTCTTCCTTGAGGGCAAGGATTTCTACGACACCCCCCTGGAGGTCCTTTATACCCGAAAAATCGTCC comes from Acidobacteriota bacterium and encodes:
- a CDS encoding ABC transporter ATP-binding protein: MTTNGNIIELADLTKTYDMGETQVRALRGVSYKLEAGGFLAIMGASGSGKSTLMNIIGCLDRPTSGQYYLEGQEVSTFSRDKLAGIRNTKIGFVFQTFNLLSRTTALENVELPLLYSNVTGKERTRRAREALALVGLAGRESHKTNQLSGGEQQRVAIARALLNNPSLILADEPTGNLDSVTSTEVMDIFCRLNRDKGITLIMVTHEPDIAAFARKRIYIKDGEIIREETSEGQCPA
- a CDS encoding sigma-70 family RNA polymerase sigma factor, with the translated sequence MNEQELVLQAQEGSREAFALLIEKYQRKVFQMVYSFTGNRETADDLSQDVFVKAWLALPRFGFRSEFGTWLYRIAVNHAKDFLRKNKKVREVPLQDVGDATLAVDGNVEAGEREKEARATRDFVRRGLAALPEKHRVILTLRDIQGLSYEDIAGILGISPGTVDSRIHRARRRLRTILEPGLESEGEVHAL
- a CDS encoding efflux RND transporter periplasmic adaptor subunit; the protein is MRKRTIGIIAAVLIVAGAVIVFGALKNGKNNAVKYRMEALTSGDIEAMVLTSGTLNPVTVVEVGSQVSGQIEKLYVDFNSQVKAGQVIAEIDQSMLRTRVEQNQANYMSAQASLERSKVTTENLKRRYERATSLFEKKLISFEEKDAAESNYLAAKTDVQSAEARLEQAKSQLETSRVDLDYAIIRSPIDGVVISRNINQGQTVAASFQAPKLFEIANDLTKMQVECSVDEADIGRVQEGQKVRFTVDAFPNDNFSGLVRQVRYSPVVTQNVVTYTTIVDVDNPGMKLRPGMTATVSIIVGEARGVLRVPNAALRFTPNLSPEELQKLVKETQERMMAQRKDTGAAPGSGPSADASAQTQRVFQRGDGSGVPGAMMKAGAGGGPGGRARQASRVWILGADGKLSMMFLRTGVTDNSYTEILQSELKEGDEVVIGYESGSATARAATPTMGGPGRGNVMFIGR
- a CDS encoding TolC family protein; protein product: MKRLQTAAIFILCLAMGLIPAWSQDAKETLTLTLEECIVRAMENNLNVRIQVLGPEAAGAALTRSREKYYPSLSFSAGKRNTNSPSYSFLEAADAVLDQYDDYSFQIGQTLPYGGQLNAILTNYVSDSNRSFQTINPRYGSTLRLNFSQPLLRNFGRDISRRDIIVARNNLDVSTNQFKKNIMDVIYSVEDAYWNLVYTIETLKVRQQSLDLARDLLEKNRRSVEIGTMAPIEVLSAQAEVATREADILQAEAQVKSAEDRLKALLNIIHDKDKGGAVIVPADTPTFQERTISLEEAVATALARRPDLEATRIGLDTERFNVSYARNQLLPDLSLSAGYWSPGISGDRILYQGGNPLSGIIVGVIPGGFSDALKDAFGFRYENWSLSLSLSVPLSNVLSRAAYAQAKIGFEQAALNLQNQEQQILVEIRNAVRSLDTDFQRVQAYRVARELAEQKLAAEEEKLRVGLSTNFLVLTYQRELANARTSELKAVIDYNLSLANIDRALGVSLETRNVKVN
- a CDS encoding ABC transporter permease, with the protein product MNILKTIRVAVRALGRNKMRSFLTTLGIIIGVGAVIAMVSIGEGAKRGIEDRFESMGTNLLFVSPGSRAVGGRHFGAGSANPLKEADAEAIQQLGAVLQISPNVNTRTQVIYGNKNWNTSIQGTGHAYPEVRKWPVQDGVFFDEAMVRSGAKVCVLGSEVRKSLFEDEDPIGRIIRIKRIPFRVIGVLESKGEQGGFFNRDDMIAVPYTTAMRSLIGTDNIQSMDVSAVSAAQTDAARAQIEELLRIRRRIAPGADDDFTVRNMSEIAESAAESTKIMTLLLGSIASISLLVGGIGIMNIMLVSVTERTREIGIRMAVGAKERDILLQFLIEAVVLCVIGGLIGIGIGIAGSKLVQKVPAFAQWNTVVSMDSIFLAFAFAAAVGIFFGFYPARKASKLDPIEALRYE
- a CDS encoding zf-HC2 domain-containing protein, with amino-acid sequence MRCKKAERLFFRRLDGRLDETLAPALDDHLRTCAACARRAAQHARIARTLRPTPVPDPVPGLAQRIMPRLEPRPVTPAPLLLWERWSLRTVPVLMTAVAVVGLALALVVPVFDEPLTSTEILLLQNINPMEEARTIFEQEKPETRGLMLLVASIDEVPPARRDRP